One Paraburkholderia kururiensis DNA window includes the following coding sequences:
- the ssuC gene encoding aliphatic sulfonate ABC transporter permease SsuC has translation MTQSAVTGALPRSDRGAAGTRRGYAAVRTTLAKAGAHLAPWIVPIAVLLAWELAARSGVLSTRVLPEPLAVVKAAWSLIQSGEMWADVKVSTWRALSGFAIGGGIGLALGLATGLFKPVEIALDSTVQMIRNIPALAMIPLVILWFGIEEEAKVFLVALGVFFPVYVNTFHGIRSVDGNLVEMARSYGVKGFALYRDVILPGALPSILVGVRFAFGLMWVTLIVAETISAQSGIGYMTMNAREFLQTDVVVVGILLYAALGKLADLLAKGIERVALRWHPAYQGGSKT, from the coding sequence ATGACGCAATCCGCAGTCACAGGCGCGTTGCCGCGTAGCGATCGAGGCGCCGCCGGAACGCGACGCGGGTACGCCGCCGTTCGCACGACGCTCGCGAAAGCGGGCGCGCATCTCGCGCCGTGGATCGTACCCATCGCCGTGCTGCTCGCATGGGAACTGGCGGCCCGCAGCGGCGTGCTCTCCACGCGCGTGCTGCCGGAACCGCTTGCGGTGGTGAAGGCGGCGTGGTCGCTGATCCAGTCGGGCGAAATGTGGGCCGACGTCAAGGTGAGCACGTGGCGCGCGCTGTCGGGCTTCGCCATCGGCGGTGGTATCGGCCTTGCGCTCGGACTGGCGACGGGGCTTTTCAAGCCCGTGGAAATCGCGCTCGATTCCACGGTGCAGATGATCCGCAACATTCCCGCGCTCGCGATGATCCCGCTCGTGATCCTCTGGTTCGGCATCGAGGAAGAGGCGAAGGTGTTTCTCGTTGCGCTGGGCGTGTTTTTTCCCGTGTACGTGAACACGTTTCATGGCATTCGTTCGGTGGACGGCAATCTTGTGGAGATGGCCCGCAGCTACGGCGTGAAGGGTTTCGCGCTGTACCGCGATGTGATCTTGCCGGGCGCGTTGCCGTCGATCCTCGTGGGCGTGCGCTTCGCGTTCGGGCTCATGTGGGTCACGCTGATCGTGGCGGAAACGATTTCGGCGCAATCGGGCATCGGCTACATGACGATGAACGCGCGCGAGTTTCTGCAAACCGATGTGGTGGTGGTCGGCATCCTGCTGTATGCGGCGCTCGGCAAGCTGGCGGATCTGCTCGCGAAAGGCATCGAGCGCGTGGCGCTGCGCTGGCATCCGGCTTACCAGGGAGGAAGCAAGACATGA
- a CDS encoding TOBE domain-containing protein, translating to MSISAINVRNQFRGKIREIIRGPVVSEVDVDTPFGIVTSVITTRSVDELDLKVGSEVVALVKSTEVSLARL from the coding sequence ATGAGCATTTCCGCCATCAACGTGCGCAACCAGTTCAGAGGCAAGATTCGCGAGATCATCCGCGGACCGGTTGTCTCCGAAGTCGACGTCGATACGCCGTTTGGCATCGTGACGTCCGTCATCACGACGCGCTCCGTCGACGAACTCGACCTCAAGGTGGGCTCCGAAGTGGTGGCGCTCGTGAAGTCCACCGAGGTTTCGCTCGCTCGCCTCTGA
- a CDS encoding DUF6387 family protein has product MRSRNYARSNIPASFQIGRYSIVESFDIVDWTLNLEARGFLLHCTSSKHASDKGLKDFADSILNDPLITATVRQDIAPPMEFPTVTDFTVEDYFWCGEPDDRFQLYKEAFDKFRNNGKISDMDRTFLSKPTWLMFMECDLGYEENVAVNVNLHSSEDKIIRDFTNWLRKTRACLSISVPRKPVKLREFEEWSKYKVLPFLDLWLWSMVNGVRISHQDMGVALFPNDVDVSVSERIRKVVAPLARDVCAESFTDALRDQARYEIASGRLEKALPHKFANIGSNENGWVLVRS; this is encoded by the coding sequence ATGAGATCAAGAAATTACGCAAGGTCGAATATACCGGCGAGCTTTCAAATAGGACGATATTCCATAGTAGAGTCATTTGATATTGTCGACTGGACTTTGAATCTCGAGGCGAGGGGATTCCTCTTGCATTGCACAAGCTCAAAACATGCTTCTGATAAGGGTCTTAAAGATTTTGCTGACAGCATTTTGAACGATCCGCTGATCACGGCTACAGTGAGGCAGGATATTGCGCCGCCAATGGAATTCCCCACTGTTACGGACTTTACTGTGGAAGACTATTTTTGGTGTGGCGAGCCCGACGACCGATTTCAATTGTACAAGGAAGCTTTCGATAAGTTCAGAAACAATGGAAAAATTTCCGATATGGACCGCACGTTTTTGTCAAAACCAACTTGGCTGATGTTCATGGAATGCGATTTGGGGTATGAGGAGAATGTTGCTGTCAATGTCAATCTTCATAGTAGTGAAGATAAAATTATTCGCGACTTTACAAATTGGCTTAGAAAAACTCGGGCGTGTCTATCGATTTCAGTTCCGCGAAAGCCAGTGAAATTGAGGGAATTCGAAGAATGGTCGAAATATAAGGTTCTCCCTTTCCTTGATTTGTGGTTGTGGTCCATGGTGAATGGCGTCCGGATTTCCCATCAGGATATGGGAGTAGCTCTTTTCCCAAACGACGTTGATGTGAGCGTTTCTGAACGAATCAGAAAAGTCGTGGCACCATTGGCTAGGGACGTTTGCGCTGAATCATTTACAGATGCCCTGCGAGACCAGGCACGCTACGAGATAGCGTCGGGGCGCCTTGAAAAGGCACTTCCTCATAAATTCGCGAACATTGGGTCTAATGAAAATGGATGGGTATTGGTGAGATCATGA
- a CDS encoding helix-turn-helix transcriptional regulator has product MASGATNTQLDGGAHPASIPLDGFSNWKSVQIFTGNRSREWVRLQEKAGRFPRRVRLTQRTTLWPNRELHRWAADPIGYTADAADQQAA; this is encoded by the coding sequence ATGGCGTCAGGAGCGACAAACACACAGCTGGATGGCGGCGCGCATCCCGCGTCCATCCCTCTTGACGGGTTCTCCAACTGGAAGAGCGTCCAGATATTCACCGGAAATCGCTCGCGTGAATGGGTTCGCCTTCAGGAAAAAGCTGGACGTTTTCCCCGCCGGGTTCGTCTGACACAGCGCACTACTCTCTGGCCGAACCGTGAATTGCATCGCTGGGCGGCGGACCCCATCGGCTACACCGCCGATGCGGCTGACCAGCAAGCCGCGTGA
- the dusA gene encoding tRNA dihydrouridine(20/20a) synthase DusA: protein MSSARFTSPRRVSVAPMMDWTDRHCRAFHRFVSRHTWLYTEMVTTGALIHGDVARHLAFTPEEAPVALQLGGSEPDDLARAARLGEQWGYDEINLNCGCPSERVQRGAFGACLMNEPQLVADCVKAMRDVVSVPVTVKHRIGVDAVEEYGFVRDFVGTVAQAGCNVFIVHARNAILKGLSPKENREIPPLKYDYAYRLKRDFPQLEIVINGGIKTLDEVAMHLEHVDGVMLGREAYHNPYVLADVDARFYGSTAAAPSRAEVEAKLIEYCAAELARGTYLGAITRHVLGLYRGVAGARGWRRVLSDSRKLAAGDLAILDEARQYLREDAEMFE from the coding sequence ATGTCTTCTGCCCGTTTCACCAGTCCTCGCCGCGTCAGCGTGGCGCCGATGATGGACTGGACCGATCGCCATTGCCGAGCCTTTCACCGTTTCGTGTCGCGCCACACCTGGCTCTACACCGAGATGGTGACGACGGGCGCGCTGATTCATGGCGACGTCGCTCGCCATCTGGCTTTTACGCCCGAAGAGGCGCCCGTCGCGCTGCAACTGGGCGGCAGTGAGCCGGACGATCTGGCGCGCGCGGCGCGGCTGGGCGAACAGTGGGGCTACGACGAGATCAACCTCAACTGCGGCTGCCCGTCTGAACGGGTGCAGCGCGGTGCGTTCGGTGCTTGCCTGATGAACGAGCCGCAGCTCGTCGCGGATTGCGTGAAGGCGATGCGCGACGTCGTGTCCGTGCCCGTCACGGTGAAGCACCGGATCGGCGTGGACGCCGTCGAGGAATACGGCTTCGTGCGCGATTTCGTCGGCACGGTGGCGCAAGCGGGTTGCAACGTCTTCATCGTGCATGCCCGCAACGCGATCCTCAAAGGACTGAGCCCGAAGGAGAACCGCGAGATTCCGCCGCTCAAGTACGACTACGCGTATCGGTTGAAGCGCGACTTTCCGCAGCTCGAGATCGTCATCAACGGCGGAATCAAGACGCTCGACGAAGTGGCGATGCACCTGGAGCACGTGGACGGCGTGATGCTGGGGCGCGAGGCGTATCACAACCCGTATGTGCTCGCGGACGTCGACGCGCGTTTCTACGGCTCCACCGCCGCGGCACCGAGCCGCGCGGAGGTGGAGGCGAAGCTCATCGAGTATTGCGCGGCGGAACTTGCGCGGGGCACCTACCTCGGGGCGATCACGCGCCACGTGCTGGGCTTGTACCGAGGCGTGGCGGGCGCGCGAGGCTGGCGTCGTGTGCTGTCGGACAGCCGCAAGCTCGCCGCGGGCGACCTCGCGATCTTGGATGAGGCGCGGCAGTATCTGCGAGAAGACGCCGAAATGTTTGAATAA
- a CDS encoding DUF6387 family protein gives MKEISALKDFSVQKYNACGAFDCADWYINLMFRRLRLSMEPAVPRHELVQAADNLLRNPIIPPRKLKEGDGYMKNVFRSQVRDVTAFDLLSGNWILKTFGDDVAAPEYRDALAVLEKEMYGEAKFDDKSRYAYEKLDVPAWKMMEELGLDTSGEVQMKVDLFASEEKLIDDFRNWIRVTRKSLNIPNRQRRFAKKDFDRWHQNRILAYLDITFFAGIKDWSITNQALGVMLFPDEYDVNLAERIRKVVAPMAREASSPAYLEAMFSQSLEEQEQT, from the coding sequence ATGAAAGAAATTTCTGCCCTGAAGGATTTTTCCGTACAGAAATATAACGCTTGCGGTGCATTTGATTGCGCAGACTGGTACATAAACCTTATGTTTCGTAGATTGCGTCTCTCTATGGAGCCTGCAGTTCCGCGACACGAATTGGTTCAAGCTGCGGACAATCTTTTGCGGAATCCTATTATCCCACCTAGAAAACTGAAGGAGGGTGACGGATACATGAAAAATGTATTTCGATCCCAAGTCAGGGATGTGACTGCTTTCGATTTATTATCCGGTAATTGGATATTGAAAACTTTTGGCGATGATGTCGCCGCTCCTGAGTATCGTGATGCGTTGGCGGTTCTTGAGAAAGAGATGTATGGGGAGGCAAAATTCGATGATAAGTCGCGCTACGCTTATGAAAAACTCGATGTTCCGGCTTGGAAGATGATGGAAGAATTAGGGCTTGATACGTCGGGTGAAGTTCAAATGAAGGTAGATCTTTTTGCTTCTGAAGAGAAACTAATCGACGATTTTAGAAATTGGATTCGCGTAACTCGAAAATCTCTGAATATACCAAATCGTCAAAGGCGTTTCGCAAAAAAGGATTTTGATAGATGGCATCAAAATCGCATCTTGGCCTATCTTGATATCACTTTTTTTGCTGGTATTAAAGATTGGTCGATTACGAATCAAGCGCTAGGCGTGATGCTATTTCCCGATGAATACGACGTAAATCTCGCAGAGCGCATTCGGAAAGTCGTCGCGCCGATGGCGCGCGAAGCGTCTAGCCCCGCGTACCTTGAAGCAATGTTTTCGCAATCACTAGAAGAGCAGGAACAAACGTAG
- a CDS encoding DUF6566 family protein, whose product MEPKGIDMGDYTERYRDHDIEVAVEQVMTGVKAHFRVLKGSDVAVDWRLVHIDRLWPTERAAADAGLEAARGVIDRELMKD is encoded by the coding sequence ATGGAGCCTAAGGGCATCGACATGGGCGACTACACCGAGCGCTACCGGGATCACGACATCGAGGTTGCGGTCGAGCAGGTCATGACAGGTGTAAAGGCGCATTTCCGCGTGCTGAAAGGCAGCGACGTTGCGGTGGACTGGCGGCTCGTGCATATCGACCGGCTATGGCCCACCGAACGCGCGGCTGCCGACGCCGGGCTCGAAGCGGCGCGTGGCGTGATCGATCGGGAGCTCATGAAGGATTGA
- a CDS encoding tyrosine-type recombinase/integrase — protein sequence MPLTDVAVRAAKPRERSYKLADGQGMYLEVMPNGSKYWRLKYRIGGKEKRMALGVYPAVSLLEARKAREAVKDTLRAGLDPSHEKKREKLQRTLERLNSFEAVAREWHENRKDGWSEGHAGKVLKLLERELFPSLGARPVKEVSAPELLAVLRKIESRGALELARKAMQAASQVFRYAIATGRAERDPAPDLRGALRSKPVTHMKRVGEAEVPELMRKIAAYDGDLQTRLALQLLALTFVRTGELRYAEWTEIDEEKAEWRIPPERMKMRAQHIVPLSRQALGIIRQLRQLNGQWQWVFPSRSNAKQPISENTVLYALYRMGYHSRMTGHGFRGLASTILNENGFESDWIERQLAHSERDSVRAAYNHAQYLSERKKMMQWWGDYLERVSSACVAL from the coding sequence ATGCCCCTTACCGATGTCGCGGTGCGTGCTGCGAAGCCGCGGGAGCGCTCCTACAAGCTGGCCGACGGCCAGGGCATGTACCTCGAGGTCATGCCGAACGGTTCGAAATACTGGCGCCTGAAGTATCGCATCGGCGGCAAGGAGAAACGCATGGCCCTTGGCGTCTATCCAGCCGTTTCCCTGCTTGAGGCACGGAAGGCCCGCGAGGCGGTCAAGGACACACTGCGTGCCGGGCTCGACCCGTCTCACGAGAAGAAGCGGGAGAAACTGCAGAGGACGCTGGAGCGCCTGAACTCCTTCGAGGCGGTTGCGCGCGAATGGCACGAGAACCGGAAGGACGGGTGGTCGGAAGGGCACGCGGGGAAGGTGCTCAAGCTTCTGGAGCGCGAACTCTTCCCGTCGCTTGGTGCCCGGCCGGTCAAGGAGGTGTCGGCTCCCGAACTGCTGGCGGTGCTCCGGAAGATCGAGTCGCGCGGCGCGCTCGAGCTGGCGCGAAAGGCCATGCAGGCGGCCAGTCAGGTGTTCCGCTATGCGATTGCGACGGGGCGAGCCGAGCGCGACCCCGCGCCCGACCTGCGCGGCGCGCTCAGGAGCAAGCCCGTGACGCACATGAAGCGCGTCGGCGAGGCCGAGGTGCCGGAGCTGATGCGCAAGATCGCGGCCTATGACGGCGACCTGCAGACCCGACTGGCCCTCCAGTTGCTCGCGCTGACGTTCGTTCGCACGGGTGAGCTGCGTTACGCCGAATGGACCGAGATCGACGAGGAAAAGGCCGAATGGCGCATTCCGCCGGAGAGGATGAAGATGCGCGCCCAGCACATCGTTCCGCTGTCGAGGCAGGCCCTCGGCATCATCCGGCAACTCCGCCAACTGAACGGTCAGTGGCAGTGGGTATTCCCGAGCCGCTCGAACGCGAAGCAGCCGATCAGTGAGAACACCGTCCTCTACGCCCTGTACCGCATGGGCTACCACTCACGGATGACCGGTCACGGATTCCGCGGGCTGGCGTCTACCATCCTGAACGAGAACGGCTTCGAGAGCGACTGGATCGAGCGGCAGCTCGCGCACAGCGAGCGGGACAGCGTGCGGGCTGCATACAACCATGCGCAGTATTTGAGCGAGCGCAAAAAAATGATGCAGTGGTGGGGTGACTATCTGGAGCGAGTTTCCAGTGCCTGTGTTGCGTTGTAA
- a CDS encoding ATP-binding cassette domain-containing protein, with amino-acid sequence MNATTLAAHFGGIAGSDLEAELAQPREQDDAAVHAVALEHEGVHPHTRRQDGGDAPLRGNWAARERGAIATPESSADYAVELRGVSKRYGERTVLDGFDLAIERGSFVAIVGRSGCGKSTLLRLVAELEAPQAGSLVKRSTHGAPLDTRIMFQDARLLPWKTVLQNVMLGLPRSAREDARAVLAEVGLLARANDWPAQLSGGQRQRVALARALVHRPSLLLLDEPLGALDALTRIEMHALIERLWREHRFTALLVTHDVHEAVALGDRILLVEEGRIALDQPVPLERPRVRASARFAELEDYVLQRVLKTQPNDAEPAGLRTAFGSGASVRPHEVRWAV; translated from the coding sequence ATGAACGCCACGACGTTAGCAGCGCACTTCGGCGGCATTGCGGGAAGCGATCTGGAAGCCGAACTGGCGCAGCCGCGCGAGCAGGACGACGCGGCGGTGCATGCGGTGGCGTTGGAGCACGAAGGCGTGCATCCGCACACGCGGCGACAGGACGGTGGCGACGCGCCGCTGCGCGGCAACTGGGCGGCACGCGAACGCGGCGCCATCGCGACGCCCGAGTCATCCGCCGATTACGCCGTCGAGCTGCGCGGCGTGAGCAAGCGCTACGGCGAGCGCACCGTGCTGGACGGCTTCGATCTGGCCATCGAACGCGGCAGCTTCGTGGCGATCGTCGGGCGCAGCGGCTGCGGGAAATCGACGCTGCTGCGGCTCGTCGCGGAACTCGAGGCGCCGCAGGCCGGCTCGCTCGTGAAGCGTTCGACGCACGGCGCGCCGCTCGACACGCGAATCATGTTCCAGGACGCGCGGCTGCTGCCCTGGAAGACGGTGCTGCAGAACGTGATGCTGGGCTTGCCGCGCAGTGCTCGCGAGGATGCACGCGCGGTGCTCGCGGAGGTGGGACTGCTTGCGCGCGCCAACGACTGGCCCGCGCAACTCTCGGGCGGCCAGCGTCAGCGTGTGGCGCTTGCGCGCGCGCTCGTGCATCGGCCGAGCCTGCTGCTGCTCGACGAACCGCTCGGGGCGCTCGATGCGCTCACGCGCATCGAGATGCACGCGCTCATCGAACGGCTGTGGCGCGAGCATCGCTTCACGGCGCTGCTCGTCACGCACGACGTGCACGAAGCGGTCGCGCTGGGCGACCGGATTCTGCTCGTCGAGGAGGGCCGCATCGCGCTCGATCAGCCGGTGCCGCTCGAGCGGCCGCGCGTGCGCGCATCGGCGCGTTTCGCCGAACTCGAAGACTACGTGCTGCAACGCGTGCTGAAGACGCAGCCGAACGATGCGGAGCCTGCGGGACTACGCACCGCGTTTGGCTCGGGCGCGAGCGTGCGGCCTCATGAAGTGCGGTGGGCCGTCTAA